From Salinirubellus salinus, the proteins below share one genomic window:
- the asnB gene encoding asparagine synthase (glutamine-hydrolyzing), translated as MCGITGIFDPHENPDNNLEAMNACLAHRGPDDSGIFRDGPVGLAHTRLSIIDLSTGKQPIFNEDETVSVVFNGEIYNYRSLRSSLSNAGHTFSTKTDTEVLVHLYEEHGPSFVDRLKGMFAFALWDHDDERLLLARDPLGIKPLLLADDGDRIAFASELPALLESGVNHGGVNRQSISQYFALGYIPASMTAFRNIRKLRPGEQVIVSEEGVEQRQFYTPTINSRDVSFDTAVNGLRDRLEDAVEERLMSDVPLGAFLSGGIDSSIIVGLMTDLSDSPVRTFTVGFEESRFDESWAAREVAEYHDTDHTEYTVSPSEVRDAIPNVLGQLGEPFADQSLLPTYAVSRETSRDVKVALSGDGADELFAGYSRYRGEYYANHYRRIPSTVRTSLLEPVVNRLDVSRRTTRGELVRKGQKFLGGGEPDPAIRHFEWARVPDDEAAVTFDQIAPVEAGRQVLKKQHEAAGDYLPTERQDELATMLAVDTQFGLPNQILHKTDLASMQNSLEVRVPFVDTDVVEYAMSLPTEYKITPRKQKRVLKRAFDDLLPKPILERGKQGFDMPIGEWLKDDLYSEFRETVTSIDTDLFDTRGVLSVLDNHRTGAAEHGKFLWSVYVFARWHRQMTQRGVI; from the coding sequence ATGTGTGGTATTACTGGGATATTCGACCCTCACGAAAATCCTGATAACAACCTTGAGGCGATGAACGCCTGCCTCGCCCATCGTGGCCCAGACGACAGCGGTATTTTCCGCGACGGACCGGTTGGGCTCGCACACACGCGTCTGAGCATTATCGATCTCTCGACCGGGAAACAACCAATCTTTAACGAGGACGAAACAGTGTCAGTCGTATTCAACGGCGAAATCTACAACTACCGCTCGCTCCGTTCGTCTCTCTCGAACGCCGGGCACACGTTCAGCACTAAAACCGACACTGAGGTCCTCGTTCACCTGTACGAAGAACACGGTCCGTCGTTTGTTGACCGGCTGAAGGGGATGTTCGCGTTCGCGTTGTGGGACCACGACGACGAGCGACTCCTCCTCGCTCGAGACCCGCTGGGAATCAAGCCGCTCCTGCTTGCCGATGACGGCGACCGCATCGCGTTCGCCTCCGAGCTCCCCGCGCTGCTCGAATCGGGCGTCAACCACGGTGGCGTCAATCGACAAAGCATCTCGCAGTACTTCGCACTGGGATACATCCCGGCTTCGATGACAGCGTTTCGCAACATCAGAAAACTACGCCCAGGAGAGCAGGTCATCGTCTCGGAGGAGGGGGTCGAGCAACGTCAGTTCTACACCCCGACAATCAACTCTCGGGATGTAAGCTTCGACACCGCCGTCAATGGACTCCGTGACAGGCTGGAAGATGCCGTCGAAGAGCGTCTGATGAGCGACGTTCCACTTGGCGCGTTTCTGAGCGGCGGTATCGACTCTAGCATCATCGTCGGGCTGATGACAGACCTCTCCGACTCACCGGTCCGGACGTTCACGGTTGGCTTTGAAGAGTCGCGCTTCGACGAGTCATGGGCCGCTCGGGAGGTCGCAGAGTACCACGATACAGACCATACCGAGTACACAGTAAGTCCCAGCGAAGTCCGTGACGCAATCCCGAACGTGCTCGGGCAGCTAGGCGAGCCTTTCGCCGACCAGTCACTCTTGCCGACCTACGCCGTCTCCCGTGAGACGAGTCGAGACGTGAAGGTCGCGCTATCGGGGGACGGCGCGGATGAACTGTTCGCCGGCTACAGCCGGTATCGAGGCGAGTACTATGCGAATCACTACCGTCGCATCCCTTCGACCGTCCGGACGAGCCTATTGGAGCCCGTTGTCAACCGACTTGATGTCTCACGGCGAACCACTCGCGGTGAGCTCGTGCGAAAGGGGCAGAAGTTCCTTGGGGGTGGTGAGCCCGACCCGGCGATTCGCCACTTCGAGTGGGCTCGAGTGCCCGATGACGAGGCCGCGGTCACGTTCGACCAAATCGCTCCCGTGGAGGCGGGGCGACAGGTGCTCAAGAAGCAACACGAGGCCGCAGGTGACTACCTTCCCACGGAGAGGCAGGACGAGTTGGCGACGATGCTCGCGGTTGACACTCAGTTTGGCCTCCCCAACCAGATTCTTCACAAGACCGACCTCGCAAGCATGCAGAACTCCCTCGAAGTTCGTGTCCCATTCGTAGACACGGATGTCGTCGAGTATGCTATGTCGCTCCCAACAGAGTACAAAATTACTCCTCGGAAGCAAAAGCGGGTGTTGAAGCGGGCGTTTGATGACCTGTTACCCAAGCCGATACTCGAACGTGGCAAGCAGGGGTTCGACATGCCGATTGGCGAGTGGCTCAAAGACGACCTTTATTCCGAGTTCCGAGAGACCGTTACGAGCATTGATACCGATTTATTCGACACCCGTGGTGTGCTCAGTGTACTCGACAATCACCGGACTGGAGCAGCTGAACATGGGAAGTTCCTCTGGTCGGTGTATGTCTTCGCCCGCTGGCACCGACAGATGACACAGCGCGGTGTTATCTAA
- a CDS encoding NAD-dependent epimerase/dehydratase family protein, with product MQILVTGGAGFIGGHLAERFVREGHDVVALDAMHPYYDLGIKEHTVEVCREASASSEAGGYEFVEGDVRDADLVSDLVSDAQFVYHQAGRAGVRDSVSDPRVYDEVNVDGTLNLLDAARASDVERVVMASSSSVYGKPQYLPYDEQHPTTPVSPYGASKLAAERYGCAYSEVYDLPFVGLRYFTVYGPRMRPNMAISNFVSRCMNGESPIIYGDGTQTRDFTYVDDVVEANLALMETGAADGEAVNVGSTDNIEIRELAAVVRDEIAPDLEFEFADRHDADAEHTHADTSKASVLLGYEPDHTIREGVAKFIEWYEQNRGWYEPLVLAS from the coding sequence ATGCAGATACTCGTCACCGGCGGCGCAGGCTTCATCGGTGGCCACCTCGCCGAGCGGTTCGTCCGCGAAGGCCACGACGTGGTCGCCCTCGACGCGATGCACCCGTACTACGACCTCGGCATCAAGGAACACACCGTCGAGGTCTGTCGCGAGGCGAGTGCGTCGAGCGAGGCGGGCGGCTACGAGTTCGTCGAGGGCGACGTGCGCGACGCGGACCTCGTGAGCGACCTCGTCTCGGATGCTCAGTTCGTCTACCACCAAGCGGGCAGAGCCGGCGTCAGAGACAGCGTGAGCGACCCGCGTGTGTATGACGAGGTGAATGTCGATGGAACACTGAACTTGCTCGACGCGGCGCGTGCGAGCGATGTCGAGCGCGTCGTGATGGCCTCCTCGTCGTCCGTGTACGGCAAGCCGCAGTACCTCCCGTACGACGAGCAGCATCCGACGACACCAGTGTCGCCATATGGAGCATCGAAGCTGGCGGCCGAGCGCTACGGCTGTGCTTACAGTGAGGTGTACGACCTCCCCTTTGTCGGGTTGCGCTACTTCACGGTCTACGGCCCGCGAATGCGTCCGAACATGGCCATCTCGAACTTCGTCTCGCGGTGTATGAACGGGGAGTCGCCCATCATCTACGGCGACGGGACGCAGACGCGGGACTTCACCTACGTCGACGACGTGGTGGAGGCGAATCTCGCACTGATGGAGACCGGCGCCGCCGACGGTGAGGCGGTCAACGTCGGGTCGACGGACAATATCGAGATCCGGGAGTTGGCCGCGGTCGTCCGGGATGAGATTGCACCCGACTTGGAGTTCGAGTTCGCCGACCGCCACGACGCGGACGCCGAGCACACGCACGCCGACACGTCGAAGGCCTCCGTCCTGCTGGGGTACGAGCCTGACCACACCATCCGCGAGGGCGTGGCGAAGTTCATCGAGTGGTACGAGCAGAATCGCGGGTGGTACGAACCGCTCGTGCTGGCGTCCTGA
- a CDS encoding antitoxin VapB family protein, producing the protein MGTKNVRLDEDVYERIKSQKRDDETFSDAIDRLTGEYTLLDFAAEFDDEDSGRWETERELIEATEDEDESVERLLHDE; encoded by the coding sequence ATGGGGACGAAAAACGTCCGACTGGACGAGGATGTCTACGAGCGCATCAAGAGCCAGAAGCGCGACGACGAGACGTTCTCGGACGCCATAGACCGGCTCACGGGTGAGTACACGTTGCTCGACTTCGCGGCGGAGTTCGACGACGAAGACAGCGGACGGTGGGAAACCGAGCGCGAACTCATCGAGGCGACGGAAGACGAGGACGAGTCCGTCGAGCGGCTCCTCCACGACGAATGA
- the aglF gene encoding UTP--glucose-1-phosphate uridylyltransferase AglF, whose translation MQAVVLAAGEGTRLRPLTEDKPKALVEVADRPILSDCFDRLIELGADELLVVVGYKKEAIISHYEDEYEGVPITYCHQREANGLAHALLTVEEHIDDDFMLMLGDNVFRANLGDVVERQREDRADAAFLVEQVPYEEASRYGVCDTNDYGEITAVVEKPDDPPTNLVMTGFYTFSPAIFHACHLVQPSDRGEYELSDAIDLLIHSGRTIDAVRMDGWRVDVGYPEDREEAEERILEAREAVEADD comes from the coding sequence ATGCAAGCCGTCGTACTCGCCGCCGGTGAGGGGACGAGACTCCGGCCCCTGACCGAGGACAAGCCGAAAGCCCTCGTCGAGGTCGCGGACCGCCCCATCCTCTCCGATTGCTTCGACCGCCTCATCGAGCTCGGCGCGGACGAACTGCTCGTCGTGGTCGGCTACAAGAAGGAGGCCATCATCAGCCACTACGAGGACGAGTACGAGGGGGTGCCCATCACGTACTGCCACCAGCGCGAGGCGAACGGGCTGGCCCACGCCCTGCTCACGGTGGAAGAGCACATCGACGACGACTTCATGCTGATGCTCGGAGATAACGTCTTCCGGGCGAACCTCGGTGACGTCGTCGAGCGCCAGCGCGAGGACCGCGCCGACGCCGCCTTCCTCGTCGAGCAGGTGCCCTACGAGGAAGCCTCGCGCTACGGCGTCTGTGATACGAACGACTACGGTGAGATCACGGCCGTCGTCGAGAAGCCGGACGACCCACCGACGAATCTGGTGATGACGGGCTTCTATACGTTCTCGCCGGCTATCTTCCACGCCTGTCACCTCGTCCAGCCCTCCGACCGCGGCGAATACGAACTGAGCGATGCCATCGACCTGCTCATCCACTCGGGGCGGACCATCGACGCGGTTCGGATGGACGGCTGGCGTGTCGACGTGGGCTACCCCGAAGACCGAGAGGAGGCCGAAGAGCGAATCCTGGAAGCGCGGGAGGCGGTCGAGGCCGACGACTGA
- a CDS encoding sugar transferase: MRTGWQYRLAAGGGAIVLTTLAVLIAANGTVQSIVRLVPVLGRLPLEPSTGRLLFLETATAVAVMFVTFIPLFKSRPRRLLDTATLSQQRVLLAMVALAAIGYFDYTFALPRLTLVLTTAILLVAMPGWFMLIRTRPSGSADRVLIVGDDPETIAEIHEVTDVPVLGYVSPPITYTSRGILDIEATDGGTPEALSHLTNLGGLSRLDEVLVQYDIDTAVLAFSHPDRAEFFGALDSCYEHGVTAKVHRDHADAVLTTGFGEDELVDIDLEPWDPVDHVLKRAFDIAFAGVALLILSPVILVIAFAVKLEDGGSVLYRQERTASFGDTFTVAKFRSMIENAEENGAKLSEEDRGGVDPRVTRVGRVIRATHLDEIPQLWSILVGDMSVVGPRPERPELDWKMEDGASKWRSRWFVKPGLTGLAQIQGATGHDPEKKLRYDVEYIRRQNFWFDVKIVIRQVYMVVQDAVVALGGDSRHDE; the protein is encoded by the coding sequence ATGCGGACTGGGTGGCAGTACCGACTTGCTGCTGGCGGTGGAGCGATAGTCCTGACTACGCTCGCCGTCCTGATCGCAGCGAACGGTACTGTCCAGTCGATCGTACGACTCGTCCCTGTCTTGGGCCGGCTTCCGTTGGAGCCGTCTACTGGGCGCTTGCTGTTCCTCGAGACGGCAACTGCAGTCGCCGTGATGTTCGTGACGTTCATCCCGCTGTTCAAATCCCGACCACGCCGGCTACTCGATACCGCGACGCTGTCACAACAGCGGGTCCTCCTCGCGATGGTTGCACTTGCCGCCATCGGATACTTCGATTATACCTTCGCGCTTCCCAGGTTGACGCTCGTGTTGACCACGGCGATCCTGCTCGTGGCGATGCCGGGTTGGTTCATGCTGATTCGGACCCGACCCTCGGGAAGCGCTGACCGGGTACTCATCGTTGGCGATGACCCCGAGACGATTGCCGAGATCCATGAGGTGACTGATGTCCCCGTCCTTGGGTACGTCTCTCCACCCATCACCTACACAAGTCGCGGCATCCTCGATATTGAGGCGACCGATGGTGGTACTCCAGAGGCGCTGTCACATCTGACGAATCTTGGTGGGCTCTCGCGACTGGATGAAGTGCTGGTGCAGTACGATATCGACACTGCTGTCTTGGCCTTCTCCCATCCCGACCGAGCGGAGTTCTTCGGGGCACTGGACTCCTGTTATGAGCACGGTGTCACCGCGAAGGTCCACCGTGATCACGCCGATGCCGTGTTGACGACCGGGTTCGGCGAGGACGAGTTGGTTGATATCGATCTTGAGCCGTGGGACCCGGTGGATCACGTACTGAAACGGGCGTTTGACATTGCCTTTGCCGGTGTTGCGCTTCTCATCTTGTCGCCCGTGATTCTCGTTATTGCGTTCGCGGTGAAGCTTGAGGATGGTGGGTCAGTTCTATACCGGCAAGAGCGGACCGCCTCGTTCGGCGATACATTCACCGTCGCAAAGTTCCGCTCGATGATAGAAAATGCTGAAGAGAATGGAGCGAAGCTGAGTGAAGAAGATCGCGGCGGCGTCGACCCACGGGTGACCCGCGTGGGACGAGTCATCCGAGCAACGCATCTAGACGAGATTCCACAGCTGTGGTCAATCCTTGTTGGCGACATGAGCGTCGTTGGCCCACGACCGGAGCGGCCGGAGTTAGACTGGAAGATGGAAGACGGTGCTTCTAAGTGGCGCTCACGATGGTTCGTCAAGCCTGGGCTGACGGGACTAGCCCAAATCCAGGGGGCAACGGGGCACGATCCGGAGAAGAAGCTACGGTACGACGTGGAGTACATTCGACGGCAGAACTTCTGGTTTGACGTGAAGATAGTCATTCGGCAAGTGTACATGGTGGTACAAGATGCCGTTGTTGCATTGGGTGGCGATTCCAGGCACGATGAGTAG
- a CDS encoding glycosyltransferase family 4 protein → MRILRVAQKAYPDVTGGGAYHVHAMSRDQAAMGHDVTLLTVGEGPRREFRDGYEVLRYPSWGAVVGNDIAPGVAWHLVSHADEFDVVHAHSHLYFSTNLAAAFRQLSETPLAITNHGLFSQNAPEEVFHWYLKTVGKWTFNSADVLFCYTDPDRERLREYGVMTDVAVVPNGIDTERFTPGDKIHHAMPDGTNVLFVGRLVEGKRPGDALEGFVGVVEEHPDASMVFAGEGALREELRCRAETLGIAESVRFLGHLEYEEMPSVYRGANVLVLPSRAEGLPRTVLEAMASGVPVVSSHLDHTAPVVRQGGKTVPVGDVEGYAVALNQVLSSQTQLGEQGRRAVVNGFRWENTVAQTTAQLAEIR, encoded by the coding sequence ATGCGAATTCTCCGCGTCGCACAAAAGGCGTATCCCGATGTCACGGGCGGAGGAGCGTATCACGTCCACGCGATGAGTCGTGATCAGGCAGCGATGGGCCACGACGTGACGCTCCTAACTGTGGGCGAGGGCCCGCGGCGGGAGTTTCGCGATGGGTACGAGGTGCTTCGATATCCGAGCTGGGGAGCCGTGGTGGGCAACGATATTGCGCCAGGCGTGGCGTGGCATCTGGTCAGTCACGCGGACGAATTTGACGTGGTTCACGCGCACTCTCACCTGTACTTCTCGACCAACCTCGCGGCGGCATTTCGGCAGTTGTCTGAGACACCCTTGGCGATTACGAACCACGGGCTATTCAGCCAGAACGCTCCTGAAGAGGTGTTTCATTGGTACCTGAAGACTGTCGGAAAGTGGACGTTCAACTCGGCCGACGTGCTGTTTTGTTATACGGATCCGGACCGTGAGCGACTACGCGAGTACGGCGTAATGACGGATGTGGCAGTCGTACCGAATGGTATTGATACGGAGCGGTTTACACCTGGAGACAAGATCCACCATGCAATGCCCGACGGCACGAATGTGCTGTTTGTGGGGCGACTGGTAGAAGGGAAGCGACCAGGAGATGCGCTGGAGGGGTTCGTTGGTGTGGTTGAGGAGCACCCAGATGCGTCTATGGTATTCGCTGGCGAGGGAGCGTTACGTGAGGAACTGAGATGTAGGGCAGAGACGCTTGGGATAGCGGAGTCAGTCCGATTTCTCGGACATCTTGAGTATGAGGAGATGCCATCTGTGTATCGCGGAGCGAATGTGCTGGTATTGCCAAGTCGAGCCGAGGGTTTGCCTCGAACGGTGCTCGAGGCAATGGCGAGTGGGGTCCCCGTTGTCTCGAGTCACCTTGACCATACTGCACCGGTTGTTAGGCAGGGTGGGAAAACCGTGCCAGTGGGTGATGTCGAGGGGTACGCTGTAGCATTGAATCAGGTGCTCAGTAGTCAAACACAACTGGGCGAGCAGGGTCGTCGTGCCGTTGTCAATGGATTTAGGTGGGAAAATACCGTTGCTCAGACGACTGCACAGCTCGCAGAGATTAGATAA
- a CDS encoding PIN domain-containing protein produces MILDTNFLGALKDQDPGALERAAELERTGVPLRVPTIVWFELFVPIGHTTRREYKVTDQRAYRRLLASKPTVDLTESIATRAGVLEGTHRRSDSKPKLGPADAIVASTALEKNEAVVSDDRDFDTVDGLQRIGY; encoded by the coding sequence ATGATCCTCGACACCAACTTTCTCGGCGCGCTGAAGGACCAGGATCCGGGCGCGCTGGAGAGAGCGGCCGAGCTGGAGCGTACTGGTGTGCCCCTTCGCGTCCCCACTATCGTCTGGTTCGAGCTGTTCGTCCCCATCGGGCACACGACTCGGCGAGAGTACAAGGTCACGGACCAGCGTGCGTATCGTCGACTCCTTGCCAGTAAGCCGACCGTAGACCTCACCGAGTCGATCGCGACACGTGCGGGTGTACTGGAGGGAACGCACCGTCGGAGCGACAGCAAGCCGAAGCTCGGGCCGGCCGACGCCATCGTGGCTTCGACAGCACTGGAGAAGAACGAGGCCGTCGTCTCCGACGACCGTGATTTCGACACGGTAGACGGACTACAGCGAATCGGCTACTGA
- a CDS encoding DUF7342 family protein, whose translation MTDEIHRDGPPPFDRPFDGEDTKQRVYGAVLHARDPMTAAELAERADCSTESARTHLSFYADLGIVIKHEGRPVRYERNDDYFEWRRVNELARENTVDELQTRVSELTDRIENYRNEYDADSPAEIDVLEFDPERIDDVYVELGQWATAIEERALHERARRKAAGSTAPSHS comes from the coding sequence ATGACCGACGAGATTCACCGTGACGGCCCGCCTCCATTTGATAGACCGTTCGACGGTGAAGACACGAAGCAGCGCGTGTATGGAGCAGTACTGCACGCTCGAGATCCGATGACTGCTGCTGAACTCGCCGAGCGGGCCGATTGCTCGACAGAGTCTGCGCGGACGCATCTCTCCTTCTACGCCGACCTCGGGATTGTCATCAAACACGAGGGACGGCCAGTTCGATATGAGCGCAACGACGACTACTTCGAGTGGCGGCGTGTGAACGAGCTGGCGCGAGAGAATACCGTCGACGAGCTGCAGACCCGGGTGTCAGAGCTGACCGACCGCATTGAGAACTATCGCAACGAATACGATGCTGACTCGCCCGCCGAGATTGATGTCCTCGAATTCGACCCGGAGCGAATCGACGATGTCTACGTCGAACTCGGTCAGTGGGCCACTGCCATCGAGGAGCGTGCCCTTCACGAGCGTGCTCGACGGAAAGCCGCTGGCTCCACAGCCCCGTCACATAGCTGA
- a CDS encoding type IV pilin N-terminal domain-containing protein, translating to MNIKNLISEEDAVSPVIGVILMVAITVILAAVIGTFVLGLGDQVQNNAPQATFSFDYSEQSSGSSFDVDATHDGGDTFNEENTQELQLTDGDGPGSETTFSLGGGGVSAGDTATLTGANPNSEIRIIWTSANGGNTATVATGTTPSL from the coding sequence ATGAACATCAAGAACCTCATCTCAGAGGAAGACGCGGTGTCGCCGGTCATCGGCGTCATCCTGATGGTCGCCATCACCGTCATCCTCGCCGCAGTCATCGGCACGTTCGTACTGGGGCTCGGTGACCAGGTGCAGAACAACGCGCCGCAGGCAACGTTCAGCTTTGATTACAGCGAGCAGAGTAGTGGTAGCTCATTTGACGTGGATGCGACCCACGACGGTGGTGACACGTTTAACGAAGAGAATACGCAGGAACTCCAACTTACTGACGGGGACGGGCCTGGATCAGAGACTACATTCAGCCTTGGCGGAGGAGGAGTTTCAGCCGGTGATACGGCTACGCTGACGGGTGCAAACCCTAATAGCGAGATACGAATTATCTGGACCTCGGCAAACGGCGGTAACACGGCAACTGTCGCCACCGGCACGACGCCCTCACTGTAA